The following proteins are encoded in a genomic region of Polyangiaceae bacterium:
- a CDS encoding TPM domain-containing protein codes for MLRTLTIFIAAAFLFFCSIVRAEEAPIPPTPSRWVTDTVGFLSTETQQALDKRLEQYEKTSGMKVAIWIGTTAGDAALETWAQNAVNAWKAQQKAFGNGIVMFILTQDRAIDVEVAPGLESRISDQFVAQMIFEQMAPQLDKGDANGALTAAVDTMLKKLDMPAAETNTAPQAPQKAPRPTQKPADDSAKEPADDSAEKPAESKETARKPSVLLLVVLGALVILSTIAIGAVTLSQRPKTKTKQ; via the coding sequence ATGCTACGAACCCTGACGATTTTCATCGCTGCCGCGTTTCTCTTTTTCTGCTCGATCGTTCGCGCAGAAGAAGCACCCATTCCACCCACACCGTCGCGATGGGTCACCGACACGGTGGGGTTCTTGTCCACGGAAACTCAACAAGCATTGGACAAGCGCCTGGAACAATATGAAAAAACCTCTGGAATGAAGGTCGCCATTTGGATCGGAACGACCGCTGGCGACGCAGCGCTCGAAACATGGGCGCAGAACGCCGTGAATGCCTGGAAAGCGCAGCAAAAAGCTTTCGGAAACGGCATCGTGATGTTCATTCTGACACAGGATCGCGCAATCGATGTCGAGGTTGCCCCTGGGCTCGAAAGTCGAATATCGGACCAATTCGTGGCGCAGATGATTTTTGAACAGATGGCGCCACAACTCGACAAAGGTGATGCCAACGGAGCGTTGACGGCGGCTGTGGACACGATGCTGAAAAAGCTCGATATGCCCGCGGCCGAAACCAACACTGCACCTCAGGCGCCGCAAAAAGCGCCGCGACCGACACAGAAACCGGCCGATGATTCTGCCAAGGAACCGGCCGATGATTCTGCCGAAAAGCCCGCCGAGTCGAAGGAAACGGCGCGCAAGCCGAGTGTTCTGCTGCTCGTGGTGCTCGGAGCGCTGGTGATCTTGTCGACCATCGCAATCGGCGCAGTGACCTTGTCTCAGCGACCAAAGACGAAGACGAAGCAGTAG
- a CDS encoding ABC transporter permease produces the protein MKVLFYLAFRTLVRSRISFVLLLAAVAAGVGFQIPNTANLNGYTAELREKGISRDTGHVVVSARNGGAFSDADALAARIAQEPFAKGAAVRFVHVGSLFVDDRTASARVTGIDVSAEDATIGFCREVASGKCITSGEERQAVIGAVLAEQIGAKVGTKLKVALPYFIGDDLRLVSEHFEVVGVLEGGGGLRTDYALYAPLGAMRDIFKKQGAGTEIRVFTTDDRKAEEWAKRVSAIAPEHKVEPWFQAHEFIKNAIDANRAIAAISTSMVVVAVMIPVLALLYIHVLAERRRIATIAALGFSRREIFAIHLFEALIVGGIGTMLGAGVGYALCKYFIKHPIFSHAGFVVLPSITLNAFLVPALVLFATTLFAGIVPAVIASRAEPAIELRRE, from the coding sequence GTGAAAGTCCTTTTCTACCTCGCATTCCGAACGCTCGTGCGTAGCCGCATTTCGTTTGTGCTGCTTCTTGCGGCGGTTGCGGCAGGTGTCGGTTTTCAAATCCCCAATACTGCAAACCTCAATGGTTATACCGCCGAGCTACGTGAAAAGGGGATTTCACGCGACACTGGGCACGTCGTCGTGTCGGCGCGAAACGGTGGTGCATTTTCCGATGCCGACGCGCTCGCAGCCCGTATCGCCCAAGAGCCATTTGCAAAAGGTGCTGCGGTTCGGTTCGTCCACGTAGGTTCGCTTTTCGTCGACGACCGAACTGCATCGGCCCGCGTGACGGGAATCGACGTATCGGCAGAGGATGCGACCATCGGGTTTTGTCGTGAAGTGGCTTCGGGCAAATGCATCACTTCGGGAGAAGAGCGTCAGGCCGTCATTGGTGCTGTGCTCGCGGAACAAATTGGCGCCAAGGTCGGAACCAAACTGAAAGTGGCGCTGCCGTATTTCATTGGCGACGACCTGCGGCTCGTTTCGGAGCATTTCGAGGTCGTAGGAGTGCTCGAAGGAGGCGGGGGGCTCCGGACCGATTACGCATTGTATGCGCCGCTCGGCGCAATGCGCGATATCTTCAAAAAGCAGGGAGCGGGCACGGAAATCCGGGTTTTTACGACCGATGATCGCAAAGCGGAGGAATGGGCAAAGCGGGTTTCGGCAATCGCACCGGAGCACAAGGTCGAGCCCTGGTTTCAGGCGCACGAATTCATCAAAAATGCCATTGACGCCAACCGCGCCATCGCCGCGATATCCACGTCCATGGTCGTCGTGGCCGTCATGATCCCCGTTCTCGCGCTTCTCTACATTCACGTGCTGGCGGAACGCCGTCGCATTGCGACCATTGCAGCGCTCGGATTCAGCCGGCGCGAAATTTTTGCCATTCATCTCTTCGAAGCGCTCATCGTGGGTGGAATCGGCACGATGCTCGGCGCGGGCGTCGGTTATGCCCTCTGCAAATACTTTATAAAGCACCCCATCTTTTCACATGCTGGATTTGTGGTTTTACCGAGCATAACATTGAATGCGTTTCTGGTCCCAGCGCTCGTCTTGTTCGCAACGACGCTATTTGCAGGCATCGTTCCGGCCGTCATTGCTTCGCGAGCAGAGCCGGCCATCGAATTGCGCAGAGAATAG
- a CDS encoding PD40 domain-containing protein, protein MNIRTCIFLASLAALVACGSEPKPKEPLGLIPSATTTAKPEWIPFTVRAGKPVEADPKERHLTEVRQLTFGGENAEAYWSPDGRKLILQSTRDGAQCDQQFVLDLETGEAKRVSSGKGRTTCGYFFYPKGDKILYSSTEAAGDACPPKPDRSLGYVWPLEPHDIYVASPDGSDKRLLMGGSGYDAEATMAFDGSRIVFTSSRDGDLELYTMKPDGTDVRRITNTPGYDGGAFFSPDSTKLVWRASRPEGKDLEDFRELLAKGLVRPTKLEIFVAGVEGQNARAITNNDRANFGPYFLPDSRRVIFSSNMDSPPGHRGAPNFELYVVDSEGQTQQTGVAPPPERITFYDGFDGFPMFSPDGKYLVFASNRFGSTPGETNLFVARWVD, encoded by the coding sequence GTGAACATTCGAACCTGCATCTTTCTCGCCTCCCTGGCCGCTCTCGTCGCTTGTGGCTCCGAACCAAAACCCAAAGAGCCGCTGGGCCTCATTCCGAGCGCAACCACCACCGCCAAACCCGAGTGGATTCCGTTCACGGTTCGTGCGGGCAAACCCGTCGAAGCCGATCCCAAAGAGCGCCACTTGACCGAAGTCCGACAACTGACGTTCGGCGGGGAAAACGCCGAAGCATACTGGTCACCCGACGGCAGGAAGCTCATTCTCCAGTCGACGCGAGACGGAGCTCAGTGCGATCAACAGTTTGTCTTGGACCTCGAAACGGGCGAGGCCAAGCGCGTTTCGAGCGGCAAAGGACGCACGACGTGCGGCTACTTCTTCTACCCGAAAGGCGACAAGATCCTGTACAGCTCGACCGAGGCTGCAGGCGACGCGTGCCCGCCGAAGCCTGATCGATCGCTCGGATACGTCTGGCCGCTCGAGCCGCACGACATCTACGTAGCGAGCCCCGACGGCTCGGACAAACGCTTGCTGATGGGCGGCTCCGGCTACGACGCGGAAGCAACGATGGCTTTCGATGGATCGCGGATCGTGTTCACGAGCAGCCGCGATGGGGACCTCGAGTTGTACACGATGAAGCCGGACGGCACCGACGTCCGGCGCATCACGAACACTCCGGGCTACGACGGCGGAGCGTTTTTCTCGCCAGACAGCACCAAGCTCGTATGGCGCGCGAGCCGTCCGGAAGGCAAGGATCTGGAAGACTTCCGCGAGCTGCTTGCAAAGGGCCTCGTTCGTCCAACGAAACTCGAAATCTTCGTCGCTGGCGTCGAAGGTCAGAACGCTCGGGCCATCACGAACAACGATCGGGCGAACTTTGGTCCGTACTTCTTGCCCGATTCGCGACGCGTGATCTTCTCGTCCAACATGGACTCGCCGCCGGGGCATCGGGGCGCGCCGAACTTCGAGCTTTACGTGGTCGATTCAGAAGGACAAACCCAGCAGACCGGCGTCGCACCTCCGCCAGAACGAATCACGTTTTACGATGGATTCGACGGGTTTCCGATGTTCTCGCCAGACGGCAAGTACCTCGTCTTTGCCTCGAACCGTTTCGGTTCTACTCCTGGTGAAACGAACCTGTTCGTCGCAAGGTGGGTCGATTGA
- a CDS encoding DUF1428 domain-containing protein → MSKYVDGYVLPVRSDKLEEYRRIAQEGAKVWREHGALEYYEWVADDVQPGKLTSFPQSVDLQPGETVIFAYIVFRSREHRDQVNALAMSDPRLANMDPATMPFDGKRMIFGGFTLLVGG, encoded by the coding sequence ATGTCCAAGTATGTCGATGGTTACGTCCTGCCAGTTCGTTCTGACAAACTCGAAGAGTATCGGCGCATAGCGCAAGAGGGTGCCAAGGTGTGGCGCGAACACGGAGCGCTCGAGTACTACGAATGGGTCGCCGACGACGTGCAGCCCGGCAAGCTCACGTCGTTTCCCCAAAGTGTGGATTTGCAGCCCGGCGAGACGGTCATTTTCGCGTACATCGTCTTTCGATCACGCGAACATCGCGACCAGGTGAACGCGCTGGCCATGAGCGATCCGCGCCTCGCGAACATGGACCCCGCAACCATGCCCTTCGACGGCAAACGCATGATCTTCGGCGGCTTCACGCTGCTGGTCGGGGGCTGA
- a CDS encoding DUF1016 family protein has product MGVATLRRARAFYQTFPNGSAISADPSRSQIRSTALIESGTEGGKIRSTPLIESGSDVGSQPTVKKIRSTALIESGSAVSTKVRRKKKTKKIRSTALIESSKRVKALFPPILGWSHYLVLLRVQDSLARSFYEIEAARESWSVRELERQIAAMLFERLCANRNPEQVRALAQRGQEVVVPSDVLKDPFFLEFVDLRDMPTLHEHDLEHALIARLQDFLLEMGKGFCFVARQKRITLDGDHFYVDLVLYNRLLRCFVLLDLKMGKLTHQDLGQMQMYVNFFDRLQREPHEEKTIGIVLCSDKNDAMVKITLPADNEQVVAARYQTYLPTEDELRAELTREREEAERALRLATDIDPAET; this is encoded by the coding sequence ATCGGCGTCGCGACGCTACGTCGAGCACGCGCCTTCTACCAGACGTTCCCCAACGGTTCTGCGATCTCCGCGGATCCAAGCCGATCGCAGATTCGATCAACAGCGTTGATCGAATCGGGGACAGAAGGGGGGAAGATTCGATCAACACCGTTGATCGAATCGGGCAGCGATGTCGGTTCTCAGCCAACCGTGAAAAAGATTCGATCAACAGCGTTGATCGAATCCGGCAGCGCTGTCTCCACCAAGGTACGCCGCAAGAAGAAGACGAAGAAGATTCGATCAACAGCGTTGATCGAATCTTCGAAGCGCGTGAAGGCGCTGTTTCCACCCATTCTTGGGTGGTCGCACTACCTTGTTCTACTGCGCGTTCAAGACTCGTTGGCGCGTTCCTTCTACGAGATCGAAGCGGCACGCGAGAGTTGGTCCGTGCGCGAGCTGGAGCGCCAGATTGCGGCGATGTTGTTCGAGCGCCTCTGCGCCAACAGGAACCCGGAGCAGGTACGTGCCCTTGCGCAGCGTGGGCAAGAAGTTGTTGTTCCAAGTGATGTGCTCAAGGATCCGTTTTTCCTCGAGTTTGTCGACTTGCGAGATATGCCGACCCTGCACGAGCATGACCTGGAGCATGCGCTCATTGCACGGCTGCAGGACTTTCTGCTCGAGATGGGCAAAGGCTTTTGCTTCGTCGCTCGCCAGAAGCGCATCACGCTGGACGGCGATCACTTTTATGTGGATCTGGTTTTGTACAATCGGCTGTTGCGTTGCTTCGTTCTGCTCGATTTGAAGATGGGCAAACTCACCCATCAAGACCTTGGGCAGATGCAAATGTATGTAAATTTTTTCGATCGACTTCAGCGCGAACCGCACGAGGAGAAAACCATTGGGATCGTCTTGTGTTCGGACAAGAACGACGCAATGGTAAAAATTACGCTTCCCGCAGACAACGAACAGGTCGTTGCTGCGCGTTATCAAACCTACTTGCCGACCGAAGACGAGCTCCGGGCCGAGCTCACACGCGAGCGCGAAGAAGCCGAACGGGCGCTACGGCTTGCTACCGACATCGATCCCGCTGAAACGTGA
- a CDS encoding benzoate-CoA ligase family protein, which produces MMQPFEIPEDLNMADWFLRARLREGQGDRVAIIAGDRRITYAEVDRLAAKFGNVLRGLGVVPEQRVIIALPDIPEFAGAFFGVLAMGAVVVMVNSHLKPDEIAYFYEYTRAAVVIVHQDQLATFAEAARGARHLERILVVGASGQTEHASFEALAASVPDSFDLFPSHRDDAAIWLFSGGTTGRPKAVVQTHASFVNTTELFAKRVLGYGPEDCTLSVPKLYFGYATGCNLLFPFSVGASAVLFPERCTADALFAQIRKHRPTILINVPTMINNLVSHPDAAAQDLSCLRVSTSAGEALPVELYDRWKKAFGVELCDGLGTAEQWHIFLTNRPGDVRPGTLGKVVDGFEVRICDDDGREVPDGEVGWLWVRGGSRAICYWHEMEKTQRAFRGEWYVSGDMLRKDADGYYIYCGRGDDMLKVGGKWLAPAEVENCLLKHPAVQECAVVGVSDENGLVKPHAFVLTRETNEGLGEELKAFVREKLEPYKAPREVFLVDSLPRTHLGKIDRGKLRRG; this is translated from the coding sequence ATGATGCAACCTTTCGAGATCCCCGAAGACCTCAACATGGCCGATTGGTTTCTCCGCGCCCGATTGCGTGAAGGCCAGGGCGATCGTGTTGCCATCATCGCCGGCGATCGCCGCATCACGTACGCCGAAGTCGACCGCCTTGCTGCCAAGTTCGGCAATGTCCTGCGTGGTCTCGGCGTCGTCCCCGAACAACGTGTCATCATTGCGCTGCCCGATATTCCTGAATTTGCCGGTGCATTCTTTGGAGTTCTCGCCATGGGCGCCGTCGTCGTCATGGTCAACAGTCACCTGAAGCCCGACGAAATTGCCTACTTTTACGAATACACCCGTGCCGCCGTCGTCATCGTGCACCAAGACCAACTCGCCACCTTCGCCGAAGCTGCGCGCGGCGCTCGCCACCTCGAACGTATTCTCGTCGTCGGTGCGTCCGGGCAAACCGAGCACGCATCGTTCGAAGCTCTTGCGGCAAGTGTTCCCGACTCCTTCGACCTTTTTCCCAGTCACCGCGACGATGCTGCCATTTGGCTCTTTTCCGGTGGCACCACGGGGCGCCCCAAAGCGGTTGTCCAGACGCATGCTTCGTTCGTCAATACCACCGAGCTATTCGCCAAACGCGTGCTTGGATATGGCCCCGAGGACTGTACCCTGTCCGTTCCCAAGCTTTATTTCGGGTATGCAACCGGATGCAATCTGCTTTTCCCATTCTCCGTGGGAGCAAGCGCCGTCCTTTTTCCCGAACGGTGCACGGCCGACGCTCTGTTCGCACAAATTCGAAAACACCGACCCACCATTTTGATCAACGTTCCTACGATGATCAACAACCTCGTCTCCCATCCCGATGCTGCGGCGCAGGACCTTTCGTGCTTGCGTGTGTCCACATCGGCGGGCGAAGCGCTTCCTGTCGAGCTCTACGATCGCTGGAAGAAGGCGTTTGGCGTCGAGCTTTGCGATGGGCTCGGCACCGCGGAACAGTGGCACATCTTTTTGACGAACCGCCCCGGCGACGTTCGTCCTGGCACGCTTGGCAAAGTCGTGGACGGATTCGAAGTGCGCATTTGCGATGACGATGGCCGCGAAGTGCCCGACGGCGAAGTCGGCTGGCTCTGGGTCCGCGGTGGATCACGTGCCATCTGTTATTGGCACGAAATGGAAAAGACGCAGCGCGCATTCCGCGGCGAATGGTACGTCTCCGGCGACATGCTTCGCAAAGATGCCGATGGATACTACATTTATTGCGGCCGAGGCGACGACATGCTCAAAGTCGGCGGCAAGTGGCTCGCTCCTGCCGAAGTGGAAAATTGCCTCCTGAAACACCCCGCCGTGCAAGAATGCGCAGTCGTTGGAGTTTCGGACGAAAATGGTCTCGTAAAGCCTCACGCATTCGTGCTCACGCGCGAAACGAACGAGGGCCTCGGCGAGGAGCTCAAGGCATTCGTTCGAGAAAAACTCGAACCGTACAAGGCCCCGCGAGAAGTATTTTTGGTCGATTCGCTACCGCGGACGCACCTTGGTAAAATCGACCGCGGCAAACTCCGTCGGGGTTGA
- a CDS encoding glycosyltransferase encodes MMKNDGGDLLTLSMIVKDEAATIARTLRSVKPFIDRWVILDTGSSDATREVIREEMAGVPGELYDEPFVDFSTTRNLALDRAGTNTEFILWLDADDELENGKSLRAFLARERAARGPDREAYYVRVRAGILFDSARVLRARAGWRFRGVVHEVLTHADRLPPSHRIPDVIIRHHPGQDALERSRKRWERDVGLLQKALADDPRDARAAFYLANTLFWLKRYDEAEAAFGRRIALDGWREEVFESRLTLAKIAAAKNRSWLEVQSRYLDAHLFAPHRAEPLYAIAAHHDALKQHALTFLFARRGYELPFPKQDTLFVDEEVYTWKMADLVASSAYWIGEFEIGEEAARKAARASPNDKRLQTNFEFYLKRKKKK; translated from the coding sequence ATGATGAAGAACGACGGCGGCGACCTCTTGACGCTTTCGATGATCGTAAAGGACGAAGCGGCGACGATCGCGCGCACGCTTCGAAGCGTGAAACCGTTCATCGATCGCTGGGTCATTCTCGATACGGGTTCGAGCGATGCGACGCGGGAAGTGATTCGTGAAGAAATGGCCGGCGTCCCCGGCGAGCTCTACGACGAACCGTTCGTGGACTTTTCCACGACACGCAATTTGGCGCTCGATAGGGCTGGCACGAACACCGAGTTCATCCTGTGGCTCGATGCGGACGACGAGCTCGAAAATGGCAAGTCTTTGCGAGCGTTTCTCGCACGCGAACGCGCTGCGCGAGGGCCGGATCGCGAAGCGTACTACGTGCGCGTCCGAGCGGGGATATTGTTCGATTCGGCACGCGTGCTCCGCGCGCGCGCTGGCTGGCGTTTTCGCGGGGTCGTGCACGAGGTTCTCACGCATGCGGATAGGCTCCCGCCGAGCCATCGAATACCGGACGTCATCATTCGACATCACCCAGGCCAGGACGCGCTGGAACGATCGCGAAAGCGATGGGAACGTGACGTGGGCCTATTGCAAAAAGCTCTCGCGGACGATCCTCGAGACGCGCGAGCCGCGTTTTACTTGGCCAATACACTTTTTTGGCTGAAGCGATACGACGAAGCGGAAGCGGCGTTTGGCCGGCGGATCGCTCTGGATGGTTGGCGCGAAGAAGTCTTCGAATCACGCCTCACGCTCGCGAAAATTGCTGCTGCGAAAAACCGTTCGTGGCTCGAAGTTCAATCACGGTATCTCGATGCGCATCTTTTTGCGCCGCATCGTGCCGAGCCGCTTTATGCAATTGCAGCGCACCATGACGCCTTGAAGCAGCACGCGCTCACGTTTTTGTTTGCACGTCGCGGCTACGAGCTACCCTTTCCCAAGCAAGATACGCTCTTCGTGGATGAAGAAGTCTACACGTGGAAAATGGCGGACCTCGTAGCATCGAGCGCGTACTGGATCGGCGAATTCGAGATTGGCGAAGAAGCCGCCCGAAAAGCAGCTCGAGCAAGCCCCAATGACAAGCGCCTCCAGACGAACTTCGAGTTCTACTTGAAGCGCAAAAAGAAAAAGTGA
- a CDS encoding acyl-CoA dehydrogenase family protein, with product MNVLREILTAPIEHAPWSTFEAWWQRHRTIVCAATNDIDAAILGGFLSETLAPAFACGYHAALRALVPGLPTDCVTSLCVTERGGGHPRAIRTRLESGASGTYTITGEKRWATLSPHAGLLLVVASAFEDPATNRSSFRVVRVSPKAAGVKIVPMPEPPFVPEISHAEISFDKVAVSDADILPGDGYDDYVKPFRTIEDIHVHAAGAGYLVRVCRTHDLGRALIERLVHVLASLRSLAAADPKDPVTHIILAGLLAESGSILRDIDGVFAKTAPKEYAKFATDKPIFDVASRVRGERATKAWERLSK from the coding sequence TTGAACGTCCTTCGCGAGATCCTCACCGCGCCCATCGAGCACGCTCCGTGGAGCACGTTCGAAGCATGGTGGCAGCGTCATCGGACGATCGTTTGTGCTGCAACGAATGACATCGACGCTGCCATCTTGGGCGGTTTTCTAAGTGAAACCCTCGCGCCCGCGTTTGCCTGCGGCTACCATGCGGCTCTGCGCGCGCTCGTGCCTGGTTTGCCCACGGACTGCGTCACGTCGCTCTGCGTGACGGAGCGCGGTGGCGGGCACCCTCGTGCCATTCGTACCCGACTCGAAAGTGGTGCGTCTGGTACGTACACCATCACCGGGGAAAAACGCTGGGCGACGCTCTCACCACACGCCGGGTTGCTCCTCGTCGTCGCGAGCGCCTTTGAGGATCCCGCGACAAACCGTAGCTCGTTTCGCGTCGTTCGCGTATCTCCCAAGGCCGCGGGCGTCAAAATTGTCCCGATGCCCGAACCTCCGTTTGTCCCGGAAATCTCGCACGCTGAAATTTCGTTCGACAAAGTGGCCGTGAGCGATGCCGACATCCTTCCAGGGGACGGCTACGACGACTACGTAAAACCATTTCGGACGATCGAAGACATCCACGTACATGCTGCGGGGGCCGGGTATCTCGTCCGGGTTTGTCGCACCCACGACCTTGGTCGCGCCTTGATCGAAAGGCTCGTTCACGTTCTCGCGTCGCTTCGATCGCTTGCCGCAGCCGATCCGAAAGATCCTGTGACGCATATCATCTTGGCGGGACTTCTTGCCGAATCAGGCTCCATCCTTCGCGACATTGACGGAGTCTTCGCGAAGACTGCACCGAAGGAATACGCCAAGTTTGCAACGGACAAACCCATCTTCGACGTTGCCTCGCGCGTGCGTGGCGAGCGTGCGACAAAAGCATGGGAACGTTTGTCTAAGTAA